The genomic stretch ccaatttaAAATTTCGTTCCCAAGAGGACAGATGTTGAACACGATGTTGGGATAACTTGTACAACTTGTTAAACCAGTAAGACAACAATATAATAGCAGCAACAACACAATGCATAAAGCAATAAAATAACATATGAGATTGGTAACATAGTTCAGTAAAACCATACCTACGTTTGGGGGGTACTCTACCCAAAAAAGGAAATTCACTACTTCGAATTAGTACTCTAATCCCTATTGACTTTCTGAAACATAGAGTGGTCATTAGGGATACTCTAATCCTAATGACTTTCTATTTAAgactccccctaaatatgagaatccctattactttctctcaatcactaaccGTTAATGATCAACTTCAATAATAACTCTATTGATTGTTGAGTTTACAACTCAACTAAGACAAACCAACAACTATGCAAAGTTACTGAAACATAAAGTGATGTACACAAATAGATTCAACACTAATGCAACATTAGCGTGGAATACAAAAGATAAGAGACTCACAAACCCTAGGCACTAAGATCTTAATCTAGCGCACAAAACCCTTACAAAACATGAGAATTGAGTCTCCTTATATATCAATGTCTTCTGGACTTTTCTCCCTTGGATATCTGAATTAAATGCGTCTAGAATAATAGCTGAATCTTGTTGAATTTGATATGCTCCATAAAATTTAAgatattatttattatatttaaatttaaatattcATTCAAATCTGGTTTGATCTTCAATCGTTGTCAAACTAATCAAACAAACATTACTAAATAATCTACAATAAATCTGATTGAATCTCAATTAAAAATTTCACACCAAACAACATTCATCATGGTCTGCTAACCAGAGCCCGATGTTACAGTGCACACATGCTAGAACATCATATTTCATATATTCCACCCGTAGATCCAAATTAGCTCTTCTCCATGAATTATGGATCTtcttttaattattattttacGATTTGTTAATTTCAATTATTATTTTAAGAGATCAATGAAACTAGTAATAATGAAAAGCGAAGTTGCTTCAGGGGTCCCACATAGCCTCTCAAGTCCTTCCTTATTCCTTATCTGCTGCAACCTCCACCCTCCAATAAGGCAGTAACACTTAGAACCGAAACAGATAACAAAAATGTGGGTGTCAGCCATGTCTTACTCATCTTCTCTCCACAAACCATACTATTATTACCATAATATTAATAATTTCCATTATCATCACCATCCAAGATGCCTCAACATCAACCTCCCTAAATTCACAACAAGAGCTTCCTCTGCTGCACCTGGTGTTGACCTGAACACCCTTGATTCTGCAATTGCAAAGGTCTTACCACCCAATTTCTATGTCAATTAAAACCTGAATAATGTAATAATAGAGCGTTAAATTTTTTTAGGCATACATGATGTAATACTTGACAATGGGGAGTATGAAGATCTTCTTAAATTCATGTTCAAATTAATTCTTTTGTTTTACATTTATGATCCTATGAAACTGAATTAACAGGTATGTAATAAAATATTTGTGTGCAGAAAGATAGCAATGCTGTTAAAGAGGCACTTGATCAACTCAGTCAAATTGGCTGGGCCAAGAAATGGAGTTCTCAACCATATGTTTCACGTCGCACGGTTAGTCTCCATTACATATGTTCAAGTTCTGGATAGATTCCAATAGACATTGCAATAAAGAAATTCATGTGTCCGATGTCTTACATGTGTCATGTCAGATGTTGTCgaattttttaaaattattatcgACGTTGTCTGTGTTAATGCTTCCAAATTTTGTGCACCAGACATCAATTCGAGAGCTGACAACTTTAGGGATTAAAAATGCGGAGAACCTTGCAATTCCTAGTGTTAGAAACGATGTAAGTTTTCAgaattgttttttattttttacttttgtAGTATCATATGGAATTTATACATAACATATGAGTTTCTTGAGAAATAAGTTTGTCCCAAGGCCAGCATATAACATAGACCTCTTTGTGTTGCAGGCAGCTTTTCTCTTTACTGTGGTTGGAACAACTGGATTCTTAGGTATTCTGGCTGGACAGCTTCCCGGGGTATGTATGCCCTCCACTCTTCTGTTTTGCTCTGTATGTGTGTTCATTGATCATGAGCGCAATGACTTGTTTTTAGAAGCAAGATGAAGTCTAGGAGTGTTATTCGTAAATGTGAATTATAATATCTATGGTTTCAAATTGTGGTTGCATTGAAGCTGTTAAAATATTGTGACTATTGTGCTTTGAACTTATTTTATGTTTGAGATCTTTATAATCCCTTGCAAATTTTTGTGAAGACTTTGAAGCCTGTATCAAGGCGCATCCGCTTCATTGGGACATCACATTGCGTATTTTTTTAATGATTTTCAAATGCAATGTGATACTGAAGACATATAGCACAATGTTGTCTTAACCTTGAAGTTATAACTTGCTATTTTCCATTTAGTCTCTCTTTTTTTACCATCATTGATTAATGGTTGCTGATTGATGCAGGATTGGGGCTTCTTTGTACCATACTTGATTGGGAGTATTTCCTTAGTGGTTTTGGGCATAGGTAGCACTTCGCCTGGGTAAGAATTAGGTTTACCAAGTAGCAGTGAATGCTCTCTTTAGTATGGATTCAGTGTTTGCCATAACATTAATGCTCTAATTAATATGCTAGTGTAGGCTTCTCCAAGCAGCTATTAGCAGCTTTTCAACAGTTTTTCCAGATTATCAAGAAAGGATTGCTAGACATGAAGCAGCACACTTTTTGAGTAATGCCCTTTTGCATTCTTTGACTGATTTAcatatatacatacatacatatacaCAAAGTATGAGATGTACTGGCTTTTCATTTCATCAAGCACTCTATAACTCGGCTTTTTTTGTTCTTTTGTTCGTTCTAGTTGCTTATCTTCTTGGCTTACCGATTTTTGGATATTCGTTGGATATTGGAAAAGAGCATGTCAATCTCATTGATGAGAGGCTTGAAAAGCTTCTGTATAGTGGCCAGCTTGATACTAAGGAGCTAGATAGGTATTTACCAGGAGGCTTTAGTCAAGAAAATGCAGATATGATATAACATGAACATGGAATGTCTGTCACTTGTGATAATTTGTTAAGAACAAAGTACCAAGATGAATATGATTTGAAAAAACAGATtcttattgtttttttttatcaGATTGGCTGTTGTATCAATGGCTGGACTAGCAGCAGAAGGTTTAACATATGACAAGGTGATTGGTCAATCAGCTGATCTTTTCACACTCCAGGTTTGAAAACCTCTATTTCCAAAATATTGTTAATATTAAACTACTCACTTTTATTAgatcaaataataataatttgaaaaacataTAACTTCCTACAGAGGTTTATCAACAGAACCAAGCCACAACTCAGCAAAGATCAGCAACAAAATCTCACCAGATGGGCTGTAAGAGATAGACACAAAATAACATTGCAAGTATATTTCAAAAGCTCATATTTATGCATTTTTATCCTCAAAAAACTCGAATTTTGCAGGTTTTATTTGCTGCTTCTCTCTTGAAAAACAACAAGGGAATCCATGAAGCCTTAATATCATCGATGACAAAGAAGGCGAGCGTACTAGAGTGCATTCAAACAATCGAAAGCGCGTCATAGTTCAATGTTAAACTTTTATAAGCTGTTATATACAAATCACATTCTCCTGTATAAACAAAGTTTACAAACTTATTTTCCTTTTACATTATATATAAAAATGCAAATCATTAAGTTCTTGATATATATTTTGAATTTCCAAGCAAAACATGTAACTTTGTTAAGACATTTTGTAtttgattcttgtaatataaTATTATTAAACTGGTGATTGAACAACACAATACAAACGTGATTCAATATTAAATTAGTGTATGATTCAATTTATCATAGCAGCAACATTACATCTTCTATTTATCCAATATATAATCTAAATATACAATATACATATACACTTTGTATACTATCACTAGTACACGAGATGGATCTTCCTTATACTATATGATTATTGTGCAGCGTGTATCAGATTTCATCATAGAATAAACCGTCGATGATTTGATCAATTAGCGAATCAATGAAGGAATTGTAGCTAACGGTGAAGATTCGATCCACTTTGGAACGCGCACTTGAGAACCAAGCAAACAAAGCTGCGAAAGTAACCGCGCTTAAACAAACTCCACCGGCCTCCGTTATCCCTGTAATATCCATTTTCTTGAACACCGAGTTTCCCGTCACCAACTCCACCGTAACCGTCGCCGCGAACACCATCTGCACCGCCACATCAATAgaaaaattaataattattatttgtAATGGTAACGCTGAGTGTTAGTTAGAGTTAGGTTTAGTTACCATGGCGAGACGACCGGAGATGATTTCGAAATCTTGGCTTTTCTTGGAGCTTTCAATGTATTCCGAAAGCGTGGCGAAGAATGATGACACGTCATCGCTAACTTGCGTATCTCGTTTACGAGTTTTGATTACGGCGGCGATTGGATCGGAGCCGTAGGATCTGAGGGTGCATAGGCGCGGTTGCAGGAGGATGTTGGTGTTGGCGCCTTCTGGTTCGGTTGGTTTGGATTTTGGGATGGAAAACTGAAGCGGGGCGGGTTTTTCGGGGAGAGGACGTAAGGATGGTTTGGGCGGGCGGAGGTCGCAGTGAGTGACGCGCGTGGTAGATGCCATGAAAGAATGATATAGTTTGTGAGTAGAGAGGGAGAAGAGGAAGTTGAATGATAAGGTGTTAAGTGAAGTGAGTAATAAGTCGTAATGAAAACGTGTAGGTGAATGCGGGGAAGAAGTTGGATACACGTAACACACACGACTATCAGACAAAATTTTGAGGTCCCCTTTTCTTCTTCTCCTATAATTTGCCGCTGTTATTGAATCTTATTATTGGTATGCCTTATGGTCAATTTTGGAGATGAGGGTGCCTTATGGTCAATTTTGGAGATGAGGGTGCCTTATGGTTAGTTTGGAGAGGAACAGGCTGGGAATAGGGGATCTACTACTGTTTTAAATCCGGACAGTTTTGGCCGATTGGACAGGTTAAATTGTAAATCGGAGGAGATACCAGTTCGATAAATCATTATACCATACTTGTAAATCATCAAGTGAAAATCGACGTGATTCGACCAGAATTTCATTTTTATATTTTCACATTATTTTCaatataaattttattatttaaattaaaaatttatGTTAGCAAATGtttttttcttctattcttctattttatcttttatttttaaCTATTTATATAGAGCATAATATTTGTTTATGTTATaaattaatttataatattattatatCATACAATTGCTTTTTCAAATTGTATTAATTTATAAGCATCAATTAATTATAATGGTTGGAAGTTAGAATTTTATTTAAGATTGTTATTCAACTTATTTGAATGATTAAATTTATAGAATTATTTTTATAGATTTTATAGTTATGAAATTTATATTAAGAATTATATTTTAtgaatatatatatttttttaatttgtttaaatTGAATTAAAAGGCATGCGGTCCAACAGTGACCGAATGATTCAATAGATTGATCGGGGTTTTAAAA from Lathyrus oleraceus cultivar Zhongwan6 chromosome 7, CAAS_Psat_ZW6_1.0, whole genome shotgun sequence encodes the following:
- the LOC127105474 gene encoding uncharacterized protein LOC127105474, with the translated sequence MWVSAMSYSSSLHKPYYYYHNINNFHYHHHPRCLNINLPKFTTRASSAAPGVDLNTLDSAIAKKDSNAVKEALDQLSQIGWAKKWSSQPYVSRRTTSIRELTTLGIKNAENLAIPSVRNDAAFLFTVVGTTGFLGILAGQLPGDWGFFVPYLIGSISLVVLGIGSTSPGLLQAAISSFSTVFPDYQERIARHEAAHFLIAYLLGLPIFGYSLDIGKEHVNLIDERLEKLLYSGQLDTKELDRLAVVSMAGLAAEGLTYDKVIGQSADLFTLQRFINRTKPQLSKDQQQNLTRWAVLFAASLLKNNKGIHEALISSMTKKASVLECIQTIESAS
- the LOC127105475 gene encoding stress enhanced protein 2, chloroplastic, whose amino-acid sequence is MASTTRVTHCDLRPPKPSLRPLPEKPAPLQFSIPKSKPTEPEGANTNILLQPRLCTLRSYGSDPIAAVIKTRKRDTQVSDDVSSFFATLSEYIESSKKSQDFEIISGRLAMMVFAATVTVELVTGNSVFKKMDITGITEAGGVCLSAVTFAALFAWFSSARSKVDRIFTVSYNSFIDSLIDQIIDGLFYDEI